The following coding sequences are from one Nonlabens arenilitoris window:
- the kynU gene encoding kynureninase — MEFKTTRNYALQLDQEDSLSRFRESFHIPKHTDGTDSIYLCGNSLGLQPRQTKDFLNQELDDWAKLGVEGHFHAENPWMPYHEFLTETTAEIVGAKPHEVVIMNTLTTNLHLMMVSFYQPKGKRTKIIIEADAFPSDRYAVASQVQFHGHDDKENIIEWSPRTGEHTPRIEDLETILKEQGDTVALIMVGAVNYYTGQFFDLKKITKLGHAAGAMVGFDCAHGAGNVDLQLHDSGADFAVWCTYKYMNSGPGSLGGCFVHERHASNNDLPRFTGWWGHNKETRFKMRDDFEPMHGAEGWQLSNPPILSMVAIRASLDLFAQAGFENLRKKSIQLTNYLEYLLSELDGDRISIITPSNPKDRGCQLSLAVKNADKSLFDTITAKGVIADWREPDVIRIAPVPLYNNYEDCWRFVDVLKSEL; from the coding sequence ATGGAGTTCAAGACTACTAGAAACTACGCTTTACAATTAGATCAAGAAGATTCTTTATCTCGCTTTCGCGAAAGCTTCCATATACCAAAACATACCGACGGAACAGACTCCATATATTTATGTGGGAATTCGTTAGGCTTACAACCACGACAGACCAAAGATTTCTTAAATCAAGAACTTGACGATTGGGCAAAACTAGGTGTAGAAGGTCACTTTCATGCAGAGAATCCGTGGATGCCTTATCACGAGTTTCTTACAGAGACGACCGCAGAAATTGTGGGTGCAAAACCGCACGAAGTGGTGATTATGAATACGCTTACCACTAATCTTCATCTAATGATGGTTAGTTTTTACCAGCCTAAAGGCAAGCGTACTAAAATCATCATTGAGGCAGATGCCTTTCCTAGTGATCGTTATGCCGTTGCATCTCAAGTGCAATTTCACGGGCATGATGATAAAGAGAACATAATCGAGTGGTCACCTAGAACTGGCGAACACACACCTAGAATAGAAGATCTAGAAACCATTTTAAAAGAACAAGGCGACACTGTAGCATTGATCATGGTAGGTGCAGTCAACTATTATACTGGACAGTTTTTTGACTTAAAAAAAATCACAAAACTAGGTCATGCGGCTGGAGCTATGGTAGGTTTTGACTGTGCTCACGGTGCTGGAAATGTAGATTTACAATTACATGACTCTGGAGCAGACTTTGCCGTGTGGTGCACCTATAAGTATATGAATTCAGGACCTGGTAGTTTAGGCGGTTGTTTTGTACATGAACGTCATGCTAGTAATAATGATTTACCACGATTTACAGGTTGGTGGGGACACAATAAAGAGACACGTTTTAAAATGCGTGACGACTTTGAACCTATGCACGGTGCCGAAGGCTGGCAACTATCCAATCCACCTATACTAAGCATGGTAGCCATAAGAGCAAGTCTTGATTTATTTGCTCAGGCAGGTTTTGAGAACTTGCGAAAGAAGTCCATTCAGCTAACTAACTATTTAGAGTATCTCCTAAGTGAATTAGATGGTGATCGTATTTCTATCATCACACCTAGCAACCCAAAAGATCGCGGTTGTCAATTATCCCTAGCCGTAAAAAATGCTGATAAGTCCTTATTTGACACCATCACCGCAAAAGGAGTCATTGCCGACTGGCGTGAACCAGACGTAATACGTATAGCACCGGTTCCTTTATATAACAATTATGAAGACTGCTGGAGATTTGTGGATGTATTGAAGTCAGAGTTATAA
- a CDS encoding FAD-dependent oxidoreductase, whose translation MKTTNKKTNILITGAGLCGSLLGLRLAQRGYHVDILEKRPDMRKNIVDGGRSINLALSDRGLAGLKLVGLEEKVRELCIPMNGRLIHDVEGNTFASNYSGRDGEYINSISREELNKLLLDEADKYEDVQIDFNDAVTAVDLKNASVTYHDSETDTEKEWKADIVLGTDGAGSVVRKAMMKQRDYLFSHSMNWLPHGYKELSIPPTDDGKWRIEKNFLHIWPRGGFMLIALPNLDGSFTLTLFMQYDGDGPAFNKIKTDQEITDFFTTYFKDVMEHIPDLIEQYHTNPAPPLGTVRCSPWTAYGTSLIMGDSAHAIVPFYGQGMNASFEDVVVFDEMLDQHENWSDAFTAFSTNRKPDADAIADLALDNFVEMRDSVANPNFQLKRQIEMRLEAAFAKAEYQSKYSLVTFPKEGISYREAMLRGRAQDKAILWLLENDQIKVDDDLNDLLKTIQQKTEEVLWLRN comes from the coding sequence ATGAAAACAACTAACAAAAAAACAAATATCCTCATCACTGGCGCTGGGCTGTGCGGTTCACTTCTTGGACTGCGACTGGCACAACGAGGCTACCATGTAGATATACTTGAAAAACGACCAGACATGCGCAAGAACATTGTGGATGGTGGACGTTCCATTAACCTTGCACTATCTGATCGTGGACTGGCTGGTTTAAAACTGGTAGGCCTGGAAGAAAAAGTACGCGAGCTCTGTATTCCTATGAATGGAAGATTGATTCACGATGTAGAAGGAAATACTTTTGCATCTAACTATAGTGGTCGTGATGGAGAATATATCAATTCGATTTCCCGAGAAGAATTGAACAAATTATTACTCGACGAAGCGGATAAATACGAAGATGTTCAAATAGACTTTAATGACGCCGTGACTGCGGTAGACTTAAAAAACGCATCAGTTACATATCACGATTCTGAAACAGATACGGAGAAAGAATGGAAAGCAGATATCGTCCTAGGAACAGACGGCGCAGGATCGGTAGTACGCAAAGCGATGATGAAGCAGCGTGACTATCTATTCTCGCACAGCATGAACTGGTTGCCGCACGGTTATAAAGAACTAAGCATTCCGCCTACGGATGATGGAAAATGGCGCATTGAGAAAAACTTCTTACATATTTGGCCACGTGGTGGTTTTATGTTGATTGCCTTGCCTAATCTCGATGGGAGTTTTACGCTTACGTTATTCATGCAATACGACGGCGATGGACCAGCTTTCAACAAGATCAAAACCGATCAAGAAATAACCGACTTCTTCACGACTTATTTTAAAGATGTGATGGAACACATTCCAGATTTGATAGAGCAATACCATACAAATCCAGCTCCGCCATTAGGAACAGTGCGTTGTTCACCATGGACGGCTTATGGAACTAGTTTGATTATGGGTGATTCCGCTCACGCCATTGTACCTTTTTATGGTCAAGGAATGAATGCGAGTTTTGAAGACGTAGTCGTTTTTGACGAGATGTTAGACCAACACGAGAATTGGTCAGATGCCTTCACCGCATTCTCCACAAACAGAAAACCAGATGCCGATGCTATTGCAGATCTTGCTTTAGACAATTTTGTAGAAATGCGAGATAGCGTGGCAAATCCTAACTTCCAGTTGAAAAGGCAAATCGAGATGCGTTTAGAAGCAGCTTTCGCGAAAGCGGAATACCAATCTAAATATTCTCTAGTAACATTCCCGAAAGAAGGAATAAGCTATCGAGAAGCCATGCTACGCGGACGAGCGCAGGACAAAGCGATTTTATGGTTACTCGAGAATGACCAGATTAAAGTAGACGACGATTTAAACGATTTATTAAAAACCATCCAGCAAAAAACCGAAGAGGTATTGTGGTTGAGAAACTAA
- a CDS encoding RidA family protein produces MAVLKDKAKPRGKYPHIKRVGDFLLVSGTSSRRADNTFAGVEVDEMGTTNLDIKAQTAAVLENIDSILQTEGASIKDVVDVTTFLVNMNDFGGYNETYGKYFDFDGPTRTTVAVHQLPHPHLLIEIKAMAYSPIKK; encoded by the coding sequence ATGGCAGTATTAAAAGATAAAGCAAAACCAAGAGGAAAATATCCACACATCAAGCGCGTGGGCGATTTCTTATTAGTTTCAGGAACCAGCAGCCGTAGAGCAGACAATACTTTTGCAGGTGTAGAAGTGGACGAGATGGGAACAACCAATCTAGATATAAAAGCACAAACCGCAGCGGTTCTAGAAAACATAGATTCCATACTTCAAACGGAGGGAGCTTCTATAAAAGATGTCGTAGATGTCACTACTTTCTTAGTAAATATGAACGACTTTGGCGGTTATAATGAAACCTACGGTAAGTACTTTGACTTTGATGGACCTACTAGAACAACGGTTGCCGTGCATCAATTACCTCATCCTCATTTATTAATTGAGATTAAGGCGATGGCTTATTCTCCAATTAAGAAGTAA
- a CDS encoding aldehyde dehydrogenase encodes MDLKNFINNNEHIPLSGLWLDNYEPSSGLVYGQIPNSNEDDIEKAYQAANAAFKGWSTTSIDERSRIMLRIADLIEENLEELAAAESRDNGKPLWLARAVDIPRASSNFRFYGNAITQYSSDAHESVGKNTMNFTMRKPIGVVGCISPWNLPLYLFSWKIAPAIAAGNCVVAKPSEVTPATAFLLGDIVKKAGLPAGVLNIVHGLGGSCGQAIVSHPGIKAISFTGGTTTGEHIARTAAPMFKKLSLELGGKNPNIIFADCDYDKMLTTTLRSSFANQGQICLCGSRIFVEQSIYDKFKTDFVARVQQLKVGHPDAADSKLGAVVSAAHRDKILDYIAFAKANPEEYSILTGGNSLLIEGHEGGYYLEPTVIEVQSNDCKLNQEEIFGPVVTIMPFKDEAHALELANGTRYGLSATLWTSDLSRTMRLSNEIEAGIVWVNTWLNRDLRTPFGGVKDSGVGREGGFEALNFFTEPKNICIEY; translated from the coding sequence ATGGACCTAAAAAACTTCATCAATAACAATGAGCACATTCCGCTAAGTGGATTGTGGCTCGATAATTATGAACCATCAAGCGGTCTCGTTTATGGGCAAATTCCTAATTCTAATGAAGATGATATTGAAAAAGCCTATCAAGCGGCAAACGCTGCTTTTAAAGGTTGGTCCACTACTAGTATTGATGAACGTTCTAGAATCATGTTGCGCATTGCAGACCTGATTGAAGAAAATCTAGAAGAACTTGCCGCGGCAGAATCTCGTGATAACGGGAAACCATTATGGCTGGCACGAGCAGTTGACATTCCGCGCGCGTCCTCTAACTTCCGTTTTTATGGAAACGCAATTACTCAATATTCAAGCGATGCTCATGAAAGCGTAGGCAAAAACACGATGAATTTTACGATGCGTAAACCTATAGGCGTTGTAGGATGCATCTCTCCATGGAATTTGCCCTTGTATTTATTCAGCTGGAAAATTGCTCCGGCGATTGCAGCAGGAAATTGCGTCGTGGCAAAACCTAGCGAAGTCACTCCAGCGACCGCTTTCTTACTTGGAGATATCGTTAAAAAAGCAGGATTACCGGCTGGTGTGTTGAATATAGTACATGGTCTTGGCGGCAGTTGTGGTCAGGCTATTGTATCACATCCAGGCATTAAGGCTATAAGTTTTACTGGTGGAACCACGACTGGTGAGCACATCGCTAGAACGGCTGCTCCTATGTTTAAAAAACTATCCCTAGAACTAGGCGGCAAGAATCCTAACATCATTTTTGCCGACTGTGATTATGATAAAATGCTCACCACTACCCTACGATCTTCCTTTGCAAATCAAGGACAGATTTGCCTTTGTGGAAGTCGTATTTTTGTCGAGCAATCCATTTACGATAAATTTAAAACTGACTTTGTCGCTCGTGTACAACAGCTCAAAGTTGGCCATCCAGATGCTGCCGACTCTAAACTAGGTGCTGTGGTTAGTGCTGCTCATAGAGATAAGATTTTGGATTATATCGCTTTCGCGAAAGCGAATCCCGAAGAATACTCCATTCTAACTGGAGGAAACTCATTACTCATAGAAGGTCACGAAGGTGGCTATTATCTAGAACCTACGGTCATAGAAGTCCAGTCCAATGATTGCAAATTGAACCAAGAAGAGATTTTTGGGCCAGTGGTTACCATCATGCCGTTCAAAGATGAAGCGCATGCACTAGAACTCGCAAACGGCACTCGTTATGGATTGAGTGCTACTTTATGGACCAGCGACCTCAGCCGTACCATGAGGTTGAGCAATGAAATAGAAGCAGGAATAGTTTGGGTAAATACCTGGTTGAATCGTGATTTACGCACACCTTTTGGTGGTGTAAAAGACAGCGGTGTAGGCCGTGAAGGCGGATTTGAAGCTTTAAATTTCTTTACAGAACCTAAGAATATTTGTATTGAATACTAA
- a CDS encoding NAD(P)/FAD-dependent oxidoreductase, producing the protein MNTNYHTIIIGGGAAGFFTAINLADRLPNIKIAILERGKDVLQKVRISGGGRCNVTHAEFIPKELSLNYPRGEKELLGPFHSFMTGDTIAWFEERGVSLKIEEDGRMFPTTDSSQTIINCFLELSQKFNIEILTSHNVTSIHKEDNWLVHTKEKQFTCKNLVVTAGSSPKVWEMMRGLGHSIVRAVPSLFTFNIVDKKITELAGIALEATVEIPQLKLESQGPLLITHWGFSGPAILKMSAWGARELNGSDYKFDVVINWLNYISTQECFETLVAQRSSKRQVGNEWLFDLPKRLWKFLVASINLTEKNWADCSNNDLQNLATVLTASTFSINGKSTFKEEFVTAGGVDLKEINFKTFASKKQENLYLAGEVLNIDAITGGFNFQNAWTGGWMIAQSISID; encoded by the coding sequence TTGAATACTAACTACCACACCATCATCATAGGCGGCGGCGCGGCTGGATTTTTTACGGCTATTAACTTAGCCGATCGATTACCAAATATAAAAATAGCCATTCTTGAACGCGGGAAAGACGTGCTTCAAAAAGTACGTATTTCTGGTGGTGGCCGCTGTAATGTCACTCATGCCGAGTTTATCCCTAAAGAATTATCGTTAAACTATCCGCGTGGTGAGAAAGAATTATTAGGTCCGTTTCATAGTTTTATGACTGGCGATACAATTGCTTGGTTTGAAGAACGTGGCGTGTCGTTAAAAATTGAAGAAGATGGACGTATGTTTCCTACCACAGATTCTTCGCAGACCATTATCAATTGTTTTCTTGAGCTCTCACAAAAATTCAACATAGAAATTTTAACCAGCCATAATGTTACCTCTATTCATAAAGAAGACAACTGGTTAGTACATACTAAAGAAAAACAATTCACTTGTAAAAATCTAGTAGTCACTGCCGGTAGTAGTCCTAAGGTTTGGGAGATGATGCGAGGCTTAGGTCACTCCATAGTGAGAGCGGTTCCTTCTTTATTTACCTTTAATATAGTAGACAAAAAAATTACAGAGCTTGCAGGAATTGCTCTTGAGGCAACTGTAGAAATCCCACAATTAAAATTAGAATCTCAAGGTCCTTTATTGATAACGCATTGGGGCTTTTCTGGTCCAGCGATTTTAAAAATGAGCGCTTGGGGCGCACGAGAATTAAATGGATCAGATTATAAGTTTGATGTAGTTATAAATTGGCTCAATTATATTTCTACTCAAGAATGTTTTGAAACCTTAGTAGCTCAGCGTTCTAGTAAAAGGCAAGTCGGAAACGAGTGGTTATTTGATCTACCTAAAAGGCTTTGGAAGTTTTTAGTGGCAAGTATCAACCTCACAGAAAAAAACTGGGCAGATTGTTCAAACAATGATTTACAAAACTTGGCTACTGTTCTAACTGCTAGCACATTTTCTATTAATGGTAAAAGCACTTTTAAAGAAGAGTTTGTCACCGCTGGTGGTGTGGATTTAAAAGAAATCAACTTTAAAACTTTTGCTTCTAAAAAACAAGAAAACCTTTATCTCGCTGGTGAGGTTCTCAACATAGATGCCATCACTGGTGGTTTTAATTTCCAAAATGCTTGGACTGGCGGCTGGATGATTGCGCAGTCGATTTCAATTGATTGA